A single window of Haliotis asinina isolate JCU_RB_2024 chromosome 5, JCU_Hal_asi_v2, whole genome shotgun sequence DNA harbors:
- the LOC137284633 gene encoding dextranase-like, producing MEVLSVLLLGILVQCTSSSVIIYPSPHGIQPSDKFHVSISQNGHHHNLFVYISKSDHRHAQFPRAESGRSMSWTSFAFTGAAVTVKVQTPTDFHNCVVKPTNYGYKCKRTGSKAATFIVTHNTRMMSVEFDYDYGLGVSDIVDKLFVFADPPEGKVPSPQDKNVLYYGPGLHDLHREIVVDKDIREVYIAPGAYIKGGFQLPHGHVKFHGRGIISNENFVRHDARIGQAAVNFQRSSYNTFDGVTIVDPSQFYYMGNGDDNVVRNARLVAAWMYNSDGIGIGDRGLVEDSFIIADDANIKIHKSHMTVRRCVLWQMQNGGVFQTGWETAYVRNVSISDMDVIHVDYCKFKGPCTHFSSNDAVLDTFGNTRHFDISDLRFEDIRIEGSCPRVVNFVMDPAAKGTISNIKVINMSVETQPTNDPIHNSIAGTSIGGRITNWQFVNLKIGGHCISNPIQGDFRVDPHTTKDITFSCHTDPIIG from the exons ATGGAAGTTCTGTCTGTCCTCTTGCTGGGCATCTTGGTTCAGTGTACTTCTTCTAGCGTCATAATTTACCCTTCTCCTCACGGAATCCAGCCTTCAGACAAGTTCCATGTATCCATCTCTCAAAATGGACACCACCACAATTTGTTTGTGTACATCAGCAAATCAGACCACCGACATGCACAGTTCCCTCGAGCAGAATCTGGAAGAAGTATGTCATGGACGTCCTTTGCCTTTACCGGCGCTGCTGTTACCGTCAAGGTCCAGACCCCTACAGACTTCCACAACTGTGTCGTCAAACCGACAAACTATGGTTACAAATGTAAAAGAACGGGATCCAAAGCAGCCACGTTCATCGTCACCCACAACACACGGATGATGTCTGTGGAGTTTGATTACGACTACGGTCTGGGCGTGTCCGATATTGTCGACAAACTGTTTGTCTTCGCTGACCCACCTGAAGGAAAGGTCCCTTCACCACAGGATAAAAATGTCCTGTACTACGGCCCAGGGCTCCATGACCTTCACAGGGAAATAGTGGTGGATAAGGACATAAGGGAGGTATATATTGCCCCGGGGGCGTACATCAAAGGGGGATTTCAGTTACCCCATGGGCACGTGAAATTTCACGGTAGAGGTATAATTTCCAACGAAAATTTTGTACGGCATGATGCCCGGATTGGTCAAGCTGCCGTCAATTTTCAACGATCATCTTACAATACATTCGACGGTGTGACGATAGTAGACCCGAGTCAGTTCTACTACATGGGCAACGGGGACGACAACGTCGTGCGTAATGCTCGTCTTGTAGCGGCGTGGATGTACAACTCAGACGGAATCGGAATTGGAGATCGTGGATTGGTAGAGGACAGCTTCATAATAGCTGATGATGCTAACATTAAG ATACACAAGAGTCACATGACCGTGAGACGATGCGTGTTGTGGCAGATGCAGAATGGCGGTGTCTTCCAAACAGGGTGGGAGACAGCATACGTGCGTAACGTCAGCATCAGCGACATGGACGTGATCCACGTGGACTACTGCAAGTTCAAAGGTCCTTGCACTCACTTCAGTTCGAATGATGCTGTACTGGACACATTTGGTAACACGCGCCATTTCGACATCAGTGACCTGCGCTTTGAAGACATACGAATTGAGGGATCATGTCCCAGGGTTGTCAATTTCGTCATGGATCCTGCGGCGAAGGGGACCATCTCAAACATAAAGGTCATCAATATGTCTGTAGAGACTCAGCCAACAAATGACCCCATTCATAATTCAATAGCTGGAACTTCCATTGGGGGCCGTATAACGAATTGGCAGTTTGTGAACTTGAAGATCGGCGGTCACTGTATTAGTAATCCGATTCAAGGCGACTTCCGGGTTGATCCTCACACAACCAAGGACATAACCTTCTCTTGTCATACGGATCCTATAATTGGATGA
- the LOC137283537 gene encoding dextranase-like, producing the protein MMLLACVWTVCVVHGVVGNLQIYPQPHGLHASDKFEVYLSQGGQKHKSFTYITKSDPRTKENSSAKPHRSMSWTSFAFSGAAVTAEIHTPTDFHNCIVRPKSYNYHCKKTGSKTAEVVIKQNTKMMSVEFDYDYGSNHGDITDKFLIFADAPETHVPDKNDNSVLYYGPGMYNFHGQKELNHNIKEVYLAPGAYIDGGFRTSGGSVKIHGRGVISGSTYTHKDNRFQWALVLMDKGSHHTFEGITLTDPEQFFFRGLSDHNTVRNVKMVGAWTYNADGIAIGHDGVVEDSFINANDDALKLYSDNLNIQRVVIWQSQNGGVFQTGWWTGRDMQKVRVNDIDIIHTDWCAFKGDNCHIGGNDAVFDQAGDTEHFDVHDMVFSNVRIEGSCPRVIYFKMHTGAKGSVSSIRFENWSIESQPIHDNLHNEIAGTSAGGHIANWDFHNFKVGGRCISSPRAGDFVIDSQHASGIKFSCGENIVG; encoded by the exons ATGATGTTGCTGGCGTGTGTGTGGACGGTGTGTGTGGTCCATGGCGTGGTGGGGAATCTCCAGATCTATCCCCAGCCTCATGGACTACATGCCTCCGACAAGTTTGAAGTGTATTTGAGTCAAGGGGGACAAAAACACAAAAGCTTCACGTACATAACGAAATCAGACCCTAGAACAAAGGAGAACAGTTCCGCCAAGCCCCATAGGTCGATGTCATGGACGTCGTTTGCCTTCTCTGGCGCCGCCGTTACAGCCGAGATCCATACTCCCACCGATTTCCACAACTGTATTGTTCGACCAAAGAGTTACAATTACCACTGTAAGAAGACAGGTAGTAAGACGGCTGAAGTGgtaatcaaacaaaacacaaagatGATGTCGGTAGAATTTGACTACGACTACGGCAGCAACCACGGCGACATTACAGATAAATTCTTAATCTTTGCCGACGCCCCGGAAACGCACGTCCCTGACAAGAACGACAACTCTGTCTTGTATTACGGACCGGGGATGTACAACTTCCATGGACAGAAGGAGCTGAACCATAATATCAAGGAAGTTTATCTGGCTCCCGGCGCCTACATCGATGGCGGGTTTCGGACATCCGGCGGTTCAGTGAAGATCCACGGTCGTGGCGTGATTTCTGGGAGCACCTATACTCACAAAGATAATCGATTTCAGTGGGCACTTGTTCTCATGGACAAAGGATCACACCACACATTCGAGGGCATTACTTTAACTGACCCAGAGCAGTTCTTCTTTAGAGGCTTGAGCGATCATAATACCGTCAGAAATGTCAAAATGGTTGGTGCGTGGACGTACAACGCTGACGGTATTGCTATCGGCCATGACGGCGTAGTTGAAGACTCCTTTATCAACGCAAACGACGATGCACTGAAG cttTATTCAGATAATCTAAACATTCAACGTGTAGTCATCTGGCAGTCCCAAAATGGCGGCGTGTTCCAGACGGGATGGTGGACAGGTAGGGACATGCAGAAAGTACGGGTGAACGACATCGACATAATTCACACGGACTGGTGCGctttcaagggagataactgccaCATTGGTGGAAACGATGCTGTGTTTGATCAGGCTGGAGATACAGAACACTTCGACGTCCATGACATGGTGTTCTCCAACGTCAGAATCGAGGGGTCATGTCCCCGTGTTATTTACTTTAAGATGCACACGGGGGCCAAAGGATCGGTTTCTAGCATACGGTTTGAGAACTGGTCCATTGAGTCTCAGCCCATCCACGACAACCTACACAATGAAATAGCGGGCACCTCCGCTGGGGGTCACATCGCTAACTGGGACTTTCACAACTTCAAAGTGGGAGGTCGTTGCATCAGCAGCCCACGAGCTGGAGACTTCGTCATAGACTCTCAACATGCCAGCGGCATTAAGTTTTCATGTGGAGAAAATATCGTCGgataa